In Cololabis saira isolate AMF1-May2022 chromosome 4, fColSai1.1, whole genome shotgun sequence, one DNA window encodes the following:
- the kctd14 gene encoding BTB/POZ domain-containing protein KCTD14: MQHNKQMDGSSCGVLLLKQTSVVRLNVGGHLFSTTLSVLRKHPGSRLAELFGGQPTARTDNQGRHFIDRDGSHFGAVLEFLRSEELPTENIREVHKEAVYYGIKPLVKRLEETPQMFGELVGRQQFLCRVPHYKENIEVLIRIARAEAVAARSSRILICVLRTEEDLGFYDNAISSLEADRESVVTFGPWKAAPSVEDLLDCVRMDVESRGYRVKVERHVPERSILFRSYNCFYNLTFTWW; encoded by the exons ATGCAACACAACAAACAGATGGATGGCAGCAGTTGCGGGGTTCTTCTGTTAAAG CAGACTTCTGTTGTCCGGCTGAACGTCGGGGGACATCTCTTCAGCACCACACTGAGCGTGCTCAGGAAGCACCCCGGGTCCCGCCTGGCGGAGCTGTTCGGCGGCCAGCCCACGGCGCGCACCGACAACCAGGGGCGCCACTTCATCGACCGGGACGGGTCGCACTTCGGAGCCGTGCTGGAGTTCCtgaggtcggaggagctgccCACGGAGAACATCCGGGAG GTTCACAAGGAGGCGGTCTACTACGGCATCAAACCGCTGGTCAAGCGTCTGGAGGAGACTCCCCAGATGTTCGGGGAGCTGGTTGGGAGACAGCAGTTCCTCTGCAGAGTCCCACACTACAAAGAAAACATCGAG GTGCTGATCCGCATCGCCAGGGCCGAGGCGGTGGCCGCGCGCAGCTCCAGAATCCTCATCTGCGTGCTGCGCACGGAGGAGGACCTGGGTTTCTATGACAACGCCATCAGCAGCCTGGAGGCGGACCGGGAGTCGGTGGTGACCTTCGGGCCGTGGAAGGCGGCTCCGTCGGTGGAAGACCTGCTGGACTGCGTGAGGATGGACGTGGAGAGCCGGGGCTACCGGGTGAAGGTGGAGCGCCACGTCCCGGAGAGAAGCATCCTGTTCAGGAGCTACAACTGCTTCTACAACCTCACCTTCACCTGGTGGTGA
- the LOC133442462 gene encoding uncharacterized protein LOC133442462, which yields MTTMKRLLLLLGLLQKGVSCAKESLFVYSHRGGDALLPCPAAPPGCSSITWSFFKGGEVQYSREVEAGAVRPESDRFGRMFLTSDCSLRMRGLQLDDAGSYACERLQERVADVYLSLLDISSDSGVAELRPGGSLVLCCLLFTYYDPGTCASSVARGFQLRWLAEDGAPLRNDNRFTLMEDNYCNVTLVVKLQAEDDNRRWRCEVNAVAADGGTASLDFRSSFLLLNTPAAAQDPDPDVSSSRPCPVQLPVSRIVLCVALPLMVAIVAVVTWTRDHKRAKTSAAASFRK from the exons ATGACGACCATGAAAAGACTCCTGCTGCTTCTCGGTCTGCTGCAGAAAG GTGTGAGCTGCGCCAAGGAAAGCCTGTTCGTGTACAGCCACCGCGGCGGGGACGCGTTGCTCCCGTGCCCGGCCGCGCCGCCCGgctgctcctccatcacctggagCTTCTTCAAGGGCGGGGAGGTGCAGTACTCCCGGGAGGTGGAGGCCGGGGCGGTGCGGCCCGAGTCGGACCGGTTCGGCCGCATGTTCCTGACCTCCGACTGCTCGCTGCGCATGCGCGGCCTGCAGCTGGACGACGCCGGCTCGTACGCCTGCGAGCGGCTCCAGGAGCGGGTGGCCGACGTGTATCTGTCCCTGCTGGACATCAGCTCGGACTCCGGCGTGGCGGAGCTGCGGCCCGGGGGGAGCCTGGTTCTCTGCTGCCTGCTGTTCACCTACTACGACCCCGGGACCTGCGCCAGCAGCGTGGCCCGGGGCTTCCAGCTGCGCTGGCTGGCGGAGGACGGAGCGCCGCTGCGCAACGACAACAG GTTCACGCTGATGGAAGACAACTACTGCAACGTGAccctggtggtgaagctgcaggcggaggacgacaacaggaggtggaggtgtgagGTGAACGCGGTCGCAGCAGACGGAGGGACAGCTTCTCTGGACTTCAGGTCCTCGTTTCTGCTCCTCAACACTCCTGCTGCTGCCCAGGATCCGGACCCAGACGTCTCCAGCAGCCGGCCGTGTCCCGTCCAGCTGCCCGTCAGCCGCATCGTGCTGTGCGTGGCTCTGCCGCTCATGGTGGCCATCGTGGCCGTCGTCACGTGGACGCGGGACCACAAGAGAGCCAAGACGTCAGCCGCCGCCAGCTTCAGGAAATGA